The DNA region TTTTGCAGATCGAGTACTCATATTTTGATAATGATCCACTTTTACCGATCCTAAGGATCTTTTGTTCAAAGCCAACAAGTGATTCTCCATCTGAATATAACTTTTACAAAACCAGATTCTCAATCAATTTAGTTATTGGTTTCCCATACAGAGCCTTTgaaccaaagaaattgctACCCAATAGAAACTGTATTAGAATAGCACAAGAGAGTAAAGAAGTGTCTTTACCAGCTACTCCCCTTTATAACTTTTCGGTGCTATCTTCAACAACACATGAAAACTATCTGAAATATCTATACAAGACCAAGAAGCAAACAGAATCATTCATAGAAGCTACTGTGTTGGGTAGATTATGGCTACAACAACGCGGATTTTCATCCAAGATGTCTCATTCTGGTTCATTAGGTGGATTTGGTACTTTTGAATTTACCGTTTTAATGGCTGCATTATTAAATGGTGGTGGTGTCAATAGCAACAAGATTCTGCTTCACGGCTTTTCATCCTACCAACTATTTAAAGGTGTAATCAAATATTTGGCTACAATGGACTTATGCCACGATGGCCATTTACAATTCCATTCTGACGCAGAGAACTCTTCTAGTTCGTTCGCTTCTAAATATATCGATGAAGGCTTCCAAACTCCAACTTTATTTGATAAATCCACCAAGGTTAACATTCTTACAAAGATGACCGTTTCCTCTTATCAAATTCTAAAGGAATATGCTGGAGAGACATTGAAGATGCTAAACAATGTCGTCCAAGACCAGTtctcaaatattttcttaaCTAACGTCAGCAGTTTTGATAATTTAAAGTATGATCTATGTTACGATATACAGTTACCTTTAGGTAACTACAACGACTTGGAAGCTTCTTTGGCTACGACATTTGGCTCAATGGAAAGAGTTAAATATATTACcttggaaaattttctgGTACACAAGATTACAAATATTGCAAGATACGCGTTAGGCGATAGAATcaaatttcttcaagtcGAAATGGTCGGCCAAAAATCGAACTTCCCAAtcaccaaaagaaaagtttacTCAAACACAGGAGGAAATCACTTCaactttgatttcttaAGATTGAAATTATCAGTCAATCCTGCTGAATGTGAAAAACTGGTCACCAAGGGTCCTGCTCATTCCGAAACGATGTCTACTGAAGCTGCTGTctttaaaaacttttggGGAATAAAATCATCTTTGAGAAGATTCAAAGATGGCTCTATTACACATTGTTGTGTTTGGTCTACATCCTCATCAGAACCTATTATCTCCTCTATTGTTGACTTTGTATTGCAAAAACATATCTCGAAAAAGGTGCAAGTGTCAAACGATATTACTaagcaatttcaaaattttctacCATTACCAAACTTACCATCAAGTGCTAGTACATCTGTTTTGAACTTGAgtagttttttcaatttaaagaaatcctttgatgatatttacaaaatagttttccaaatgaaaCTACCACTTTCTGTAAAATCCATCTTACCAGTTGGCTCCGCATTTAGATACACTTCCTTATGCCAACCAGTACCATTCGCATACTCAGATCctgatttctttcaagatgtcattttagaatttgaaacCTCACCCAAATGGCCAGATGAGATAACATCTTTGGAGAAAGCTAAAACCGCTTTCTTACTCaagattcaagaagatCTAAGCACCAACCGTCCTACTTATAAGTCGTTTTTCACAAGAGACGAATCTATTCCCTACAATTTAGAAATTGTTactttgaatattttgacACCAGAAGGTTATGGGTTCAAATTCAGAGTTTTAACTGAACGTGATGAAATTCTTTATCTGAGAGCAATAGCAAATGCTAGAAATGAGCTAAAGCCAGAGTTAGAAAACACCTTCTTGAAGTTTACCGGTAAATACCTGGCCTCAGTTAGACATACACGGAACTTGGAGAACATATCCCATTCGTATCAATTTTACTCTCCTGTAGTAAGattattcaagaaatggtTAGACACGCATTTGCTTCTTGGCCATATAAGTGATGAGCTAGCTGAACTAATTGCCATCAAACCATTTGTCGACCATGCACCATATTTCATCCCTGGTTCAGTTGAAAAtggttttttgaaagtgcTCAAGTTTATAAGTCAATGGAACTGGAAGGATGATGCATTAATTCTAGATCTAGTAAAGTCAGAAGACGATATAGAGAACTCGCTTGAGACTAGTATTGGCGCTGGCTCAGAATTAGATTCTAAAACCATGAAAAGGCTTTCTGAAAGATTAACCTTGTCCCAATATAAGGGTATTCAAATGAATTTCGCGAATTTGAGAAACAGTGATCCAAACGGTACACatttgcaattttttgtcGCCTCCAAGAACGATCCAAGTGGTATTTTATACTCATCAGGTATTCCATTGCCTATCGCCACAAGATTAACAGCATTAGCTAAGGTAGCTGTGAACTTACTACAAACACATGGCCTGAATAAACAAACTATCGATTTGTTATTCACACCTGGATTAAAAGATTatgattttgttattgaCTTGAGGACGCCTGTAGGTTTGAAGTCATCGTGTGGTATTCTTTCAATTACTGAATTCAAGAATATCACTAATGACCAGGCGCCATCCCAATTTCCGGAAGATTTAAATGATTTGAGTGAAAAAATGGACCCAACATATCAACTTGTAAAgtatttgaatttgaagtaTAAAAACagtttgattttatcaagtCGTAAATATATAGGTGTGAACGGTGGTGAGAAGGGAGATAGAAATGTTATCACAGGGCTAATAAAACCTCTATTCAAGGGACCGCACAAGTTTAGAGTAAATCTGGACTGCAACATTGTTCCTGTGGATGACGATAATGTTGTTTTAAACAAAGAAGCCATATTCCATGAGATTGCTGCATTTGGGAATGATATGGTGGTAAAATTTGAAACTGATtagaaataataataaaattagTATTTAGAAATATTTgtataatattaaaaaaacaaaacaattttAAACTGGCAGTTTTAACATGGGAACAggtttttttaaaaaaaaagtctttCCGGTGATGTCCttcttgatgatttttGATGTCTTAACAAAAACCTGATGTAGTAATTCTACAACATTTATACGTGAATGCAAGATATCAACCACTTGGAAACACTGATTGAAACATCATAGGTAAAAGCAATATGTGCACTGAAGAGGACTATATCGATGAACTTGATGCCGATTTCGGTGAAGAAAGCAGtgctgaagaagacgtAGCGCAAATCCGGGAGACTATGAAAGGAAATGATCAAACAAAAGAGTGTGACCCATTCACAATTTTACAAGATATTATAGAATCATACAAGACGTTGCCACAAGTAAGTCCGGACGAATTACCTCTATCAGAGATATCACAAATTTCACCAAAAATtgtcaaaataaaaaaagttctaGAACAGGAGGATATCGATTTCATAAAGATGCTGCCGTGCTTAAACGCCATCGTTCCACTCATTAAAAACGATATAAAATCATTGCACAATTTTCTGATTCTATTATACAGGGACCGTTTCCCTGAACTATCTTCATTGATACCGTCACCGTTACAATACTCAAAAGTGGTAACAATactggaaaatgaaaactgGTCAAGGAATGAAAGTGACAAGTTATCCATTCGTCTAGAAAATGAGGCAAATTTGACTAAAGAACAACTTCTTGTCCTAACAATGTCGTTAAAAACATCTtttaataatgaaaagCCCTTGGTTGATGATTCGAAGAAGCTGGTTTTTGAAGCTGGCAGCATGCTGTATAATTTATGGGAACTACAAAAAGATGTTGGTCAATATGTAACCTCGAAGATATCACTTATTGCCCCTAATATGTGTTTTTTGGTAGGTTCAGAAGTAACAGCCCAATTATTGGCACATGCAGGGGGGGTTTTGGAATTCAGCCGAATTCCAAGTTGCAACATCGCATCTATTGGGAAGAGTAAGCATCTTTCACACGAGTTACATACCTCAGAGAGCGGGGTACGACAAGAAggatatttatttaatacAGAGCTTATTCAAGATTTTCCAATTGCCATCCATAAACAAATGTTAAGGATTCTATGCGCAAAAGTAACTCTTGCAGCAAGGGTCGATGCAGGCCAACGATGTGGTGATACAAATGCACTTCTAGGCCAGAAATGGAAAGCTGAATTATTAGAAAAAGCCAAGAAGTTATCAGAGGCTCCCAGCATTGCTGAAACGAAGGCTTTACCTATACCAGAGGACCAacccaaaaagaaaagggcaGGCAGGAAATTTAGAAAgtacaaagaaaagtttaGGCTATCCCATGTTAGACAATTGCAGAATAGGATGGAGTTTGGTAAGCAAGAACAAACTGTTCTTGATACTTTTGGCGAGGAAGTAGGCTTGGGTATGTCAAGTACTTCATTACAGCAAGCCATAGGCGCCACGTCCGACGCTAGAAGGTTTGCAGGCAACCAGGCTAAGCTAACAAAGGTAATGAAACATAGAATTTCCGAGGCCAATCAACAGACTGATGAATACCTGATCTCGTTAGGCCATGACGCAGAGCACATCGACCAGTCACAGTGGGCAGGCCAAGAACCTAAGAAGCCGCGCACCAACCCAAAGAGAGACCAAGATTGGTTTTCACATCATCTATAAGGTCATCCAGCATATTTTTAGTTATACGTTTATGATATAGTTTACCGGAAAGTAGGCAATAGACATCGTTCTACTTCATATTTAAAACCCGAACACCACACACTGATACCATGTATCCTTTTCGGGAAATGTGATTGTTCAAAATGTAAACAGTCCAAGTTTCATGCCAATTCTAGATCATTTAAGGCCCTTTCRATGCTGAAGCTCCTCCCGTGGTTGTTTATCCAGACCTTAAACAGAAGAAGGAATTAAGTTGTCAGTACAATTAATTACTAGAGCAGATACTGGTAAACCAAATTaatttaaagaaaacagtCACTTTGCACACGCTATCTTGTTCAAACTTTTACATCCATAAGTTGAAATGCTATCTAAATCAGAGAAACACATCGACCTTTTGGCTGGGAACATGAGCAATCTGAGTTTCGATGGACCTGGAACTCCTAGAAGCGCTGGACTATTTAACGTCAACCAAAACAATACAAACAGGAGGACGAGGCCTGCCGGTTTTAATGATTCTCCCTCTCCGATAAAATCTTCCCTCTTTCCGCACGAAGACAGTTCCAACATGGACATTGATGAAGTGTCTCAAAGCGATATGGATATCACTAACTCTCCAAAGAAACTTCCTCCGAAGTTTTACGAAAGAGCGACTTCAAATAAAACTCAGAGAGTTGTCAGTGTTTGTAAAATGTACTTTCTGGAATATTATTGTGACATGTTTGACTACGTAATCAGTAGAAGACAACGTACAAAACAAGTCTTAGAATATTTACAGCAGCAAAGCCAACTACCAACTGCTGACCAAGCAAAACTCAATGAGGAATGGTCTTCATACTTACAAAAGGAACACCAAGTCctgagaaaaagaagattgaAACCTAAAAACAGGGATTTTGAAGTGATCACGCAGGTTGGTCAAGGTGGTTATGGGCAAGTTTATTTGGCTAGAAAGAAAGACACAAAAGAAGTGTGTGCgttgaagattttaaacaagaaattacTGTTTAAGTTGAACGAGACCAAACACGTTTTAACGGAAAGAGACATTTTGACCACTACGAGATCGGAGTGGCTGGTGAAGCTGCTGTACGCATTCCAAGATCTACAAAGTCTATATCTAGCTATGGAGTTTGTACCAGGTGGCGATTTCCGTACATTATTAATAAACACCAGGTGCTTGAAAAGTGGGCATGCCAGATTCTATATCAGCGAAATGTTTTGTGCGGTTAACGCATTGCATGATTTAGGTTATACACATAGGGATTTGAAGccagaaaattttctgaTTGACGCCAAGGGGCACATAAAACTAACGGATTTTGGTTTAGCTGCTGGGACGATTTCtaatgaaagaattgaaagtATGAAAATAAGattagaaaaaatcaaagactTGGAATTTCCAGCATTCACAGAGAAATCTATAGAAGACAGAAGGAAAATGTACAATCAACtgagagagaaagaagtaAATTATGCAAATTCGATGGTTGGATCTCCAGATTACATGGCTCTAGAAGTCTTAGAAGGAAAGAAGTACGACTTTACCGTGGATTATTGGTCATTAGGTTGCATGCTCTTTGAAAGTTTAGTTGGATATACACCATTCAGCGGATCATCCACTAACGAGACGTATGATAACTTAAGACGCTGGAAACAGACTTTAAGAAGGCCCCGACAATCAGATGGAAGAGCTGCATTTTCCGATAGAACCTGGGACTTGATAACAAGGTTAATTGCTGATCCAATAAATCGACTAAGATCCTTTGAACATGTCAAACGTATGCCATATTTTGCAGACATAGATTTCAGTACTTTGAGGTCAATGATTCCGCCTTTCACTCCTCAACTAGATAGCGAGACTGATGCAGGttattttgatgattttacTAGTGAAGCTGATATGGCTAAATATGCTGATGTATTCAAAAGACAGGACAAACTAACGGCCATGGTAGATGACTCTGCAGTATCATCGAAACTAGTTGGATTTACCTTTAGGCACAGAAATGGGAAACAAGGTTCTAGTGGCATCTTATTTAACGGGTCTGAACACTCAGACCCATTCGCAACTTTTTATTGAGGCGAAGTATGAATATTCTCCTTTATACAATACGACGGCATCAAGTTTTAAACTCCTTAAttgaatttcaataaatacCACTAATGAACTTTAttttaatgaatatatatatataatactACATTGCCTATGATTTAAGATTTTAAGCTTATGTTTTACATTTCGCTTTGCTGCTAACAGGTATCTCCGGACTGCACTGTGGTAAAccaaatgaagaaacagGAAGGATGAATCTAAGGCcatatttctctttcccAGTGCTGTATAGGGTGAACCTACTCGTTTATTCTATAATGTACACGATGGATCTACTgcttctgaaaaaaaaatgagaaagGAATGGGTGTTAACAACAGCAATTTTTCTTAATAATATATACAAGATATACTACTAACAGACACTTGaatatacaaaaatcaGATGTATAGCCCTCAATAAGCCTCACGGCATATAAACATTCATTTCCTCTTATCTATATTcgaataataaaagaaaatggcaaGTGCGAAGGTTTTGGTAACTCACATAAATGAAAGCGATGCCGATGAGGCAATCACGAAGGTTAAGaaactaaataaaaaatccGGTCCTTTTGACCTAATGATTATATTCGGCAAGTCATATGGTGAACTGGTTAAATTAAACACTGACGGTTTACCTCAATTGCTATTGATCTCGTCAGACGATAATGACGAtgattcaaattcaaagaaaatgagtGAAGATGTAACATTACTGCATAACTTTGGTACCTATAAACTGGCAAACAATATCACCATTTCTTACCTTGCCTATTCTAATGACGTGctacaagaacaaaaggaCACTATTCTGGATAAATTCAGTAAACTTGATAATCAAGTAGATATCCTCATCACACAAGAATGGGGTCTCCCGATTTCCGAGAGAAGTGGAAAGTTATCTGGAAATGAGGTGATCGATGAGTTAGCAAATAAGGTGCACGCTAGATATCATTTTGCGTTTtctgatgaaaaaaacttttttgaattGGAACCTTTCAGCTGGGAAGGTGGCCGTTTATCGAGGTTTCTCAATATTCCAAAATATGGATCTGGCAAGAAATGGGCCTATGCATTCAACATCTCAGTAggtgacgatgaagaagttgaacCTTCCAACCTTATAAGTAATCCCTACGAGAGTGCTAGTTTAAACCGCAAGAAGAGACCATTGGAAATAGAAACAGGAGAAGTGGTTAATCAAGACCGCAAGATTTCTGCCATTGGAGAGAAGAGTGAAATTAAGAAAATGAGAACGATTCTACCAACCAATTGCCATTTCTGCTTTTCAAACCCGAATCTTGAAGACCATATGATAATTTCAATAGGTAAGCTAGTTTACTTAACCACAGCCAAGGGGCCTCTGAGTGTACCCAAGGGTGACATGGATATGTCAGGACATTGCCTCATCATCCCAATCGAACATATCCCGAAATTGAACCCAAGCGAGAAGATAGAGCTGGCACAGAGCCTGTTAGCTTACCAATCCAGCCTTGTAAAAATGAATTATGTAAAATTTGATATGTCTACGGCTGTTTTCGAGATACAGTCTGAACGTTCTGTTCATTTCCATAAGCAAGTTGTTCCTATTCCGAAATACCTGATTTTGAAGTTCCGTGCTGCTTTAGATAGACAGGTTCATTTTAATAACGAAAAGTTCACTAGAAATGCCAAACTCGAGTTTAGATGCTACGACTCTTTTTCCTCAGAAGAGTATCTGGATATTGTTAACCACCAAACCAATAATTACTTGCAGTTCACTGTCTACGAAACTCCCGaatcaaatccaaaaatatTCCTGGCCAGCTTCAACTCCAGCGAGACAATCGATTTGCAGTTTGGAAGACGCGTATTAGCCTTCTTACTAAATTTACCACGTAGAGTTAAGTGGAATTCTCCAACTTGTCTACAAACCAAGCAACAAGAGTCCACAGAAGCAGAAAAGTTCCAAAAGGCATACAAGGATTACGACATTTCTCTCACAGAAAGCTAAGCCACAGAAGTATGTGCCCATGGATATAAGTATACATGTACATATGCAGATATAGAGTAACATAGCTTTGGAACTTTTTATTGATCTTTTGACTGCAggatcaaaaaaaaggagacCGGGTAAAGTTCTTCGAGAAGGCGcactgaaaatttttttttctagaaGAGTCACCCATACAGCCTACTGCTGTTCTGAGTGTGTGCTATCACTGAATGTCATCGTTCGGTGTACGTCCTTCGCATGAAATTACTTAGATGGTATGAATAAGTGGCTAAACGTATTACCTACACCATTTACTTCTCGGTTTTTGACCCCTCATTATAGGCGATCTTTACCACTTTGTCAGaactttctttcaaagaaaccGTTAACTCATAATCAAGtcagatttttcaaaatgagCGATCTTGATAATTTACCTCCAGTCGACCCAAAAACTGGTGAGGTTATCATCAACCCAGTAAAGGAAGATGGCTCTCCAAAGTCTCCCAAGGAAATcgaaaaggagaagaagaaagccGAAAAACTGCTAAAATTTGCTGCCAAGCAGGCTAAGAAGAAAGCTGCCTCTACCACTGGTGCTCCTCAAAAGAAGCctaagaagaagaaggaagtTGAGCCAATCCCAGAATTTGTCGACAAGACTGTACCAGGtgagaaaaaagttttagTTTCCTTGGATGATCCAGCTTTAAAAGCCTATAACCCAGCCAATGTTGAAAGTTCTTGGTACGACTGGTGGGTAAAAACAGGCGTTTTTGAACCTGAGTTCACCGCCGATGGTAAGGTCAAACCAGAAGGTGTATTCTGTATTCCCGCTCCCCCACCAAATGTTACCGGTGCTTTACATATCGGACATGCTTTAACTATCGCCATTCAAGATTCTTTGATCAGATACAACAGGATGAAAGGTAAGACTGTTCTGTTTTTGCCAGGTTTCGACCATGCTGGTATTGCTACTCAATCGgttgttgaaaaacaaatgtGGGCCAACGAAAAGAAGACTAGACACGATTATGGTAGAGAAGCCTTTGTTGGAAAGGTCTGGGAATGGAAAGATGAGTACCACAACAGAATTAAgaatcaaattcaaaggtTGGGAGCCTCTTATGACTGGAGCCGCGAAGCTTTCACTTTGAGTCCAGAATTGACTAAATCCGTTGAAGAGGCTTTTGTTAGATTACACGATGAAGGTGTTATTTATCGTGCTTCCAGATTGGTTAATTGGTCCGTTAAATTGAATACCGCCATCTCTAACTTAGAagttgaaaacaaagatgTTAAATGCAGAACTTTACTATCTGTCCCAGGCTATGATGAAAAGGTCGAATTTGGTGTTCTAACCTCGTTCGCTTACCCAGTTGTTGATTCTGATGAGAAATTAATTATTGCTACTACTAGACCTGAAACTCTATTCGGTGATACTGCCGTTGCAGTTCATCCCGATGATGATCGTTACAAGCATTTACACGGTAAGTTTATTCAACATCCATTCTTGCCAAGAAAATTACCAATCATCACTGATAAAGAAGCCGTTGATATGGAATTCGGTACTGGTGCCGTTAAGATTACACCAGCTCATGACCAAAACGATTACAATACCGGGAAACGTCATAACCTAGAATTCATCAACATTTTTACCGACGATGGTTTGCTAAATGAAGAGTGTGGTCCAGAATGGGAAGGCATGAAGAGATTCGATGCAAGGAAGGCGGTTATTGAACaattaaaggaaaagaacTTATATGTTGGCCAAGAAGACAACGAAATGACCATTCCAACTTGTTCCAGATCAGGTGATATCATCGAACCTTTATTAAAACCTCAATGGTGGGTTTCCCAAGGT from Saccharomyces eubayanus strain FM1318 chromosome VII, whole genome shotgun sequence includes:
- the UTP22 gene encoding rRNA-processing protein UTP22; protein product: MATSVKRKASDPNIAEGHKKRSTQANTIDSAPEGDNHNAPVTNDPLVPEQENGDDNGASDDRDITAKNTTSRRNGRATATESHDIHIARETAELFKSNIFKLQIDELLEQVKLKQKHVLKVEKFLHKLYDILQEIPDWEEKTLAEVDSFFKNKTVSVPFVDPKPVPQTTNYKFNYKKPDISLIGSFALKAGIYQPNGSSIDTLLTMPSEMFEKKDFLNFRCLHKRSVYLAYLTHHLSISLKKHKLDSFLQIEYSYFDNDPLLPILRIFCSKPTSDSPSEYNFYKTRFSINLVIGFPYRAFEPKKLLPNRNCIRIAQESKEVSLPATPLYNFSVLSSTTHENYLKYLYKTKKQTESFIEATVLGRLWLQQRGFSSKMSHSGSLGGFGTFEFTVLMAALLNGGGVNSNKILLHGFSSYQLFKGVIKYLATMDLCHDGHLQFHSDAENSSSSFASKYIDEGFQTPTLFDKSTKVNILTKMTVSSYQILKEYAGETLKMLNNVVQDQFSNIFLTNVSSFDNLKYDLCYDIQLPLGNYNDLEASLATTFGSMERVKYITLENFLVHKITNIARYALGDRIKFLQVEMVGQKSNFPITKRKVYSNTGGNHFNFDFLRLKLSVNPAECEKLVTKGPAHSETMSTEAAVFKNFWGIKSSLRRFKDGSITHCCVWSTSSSEPIISSIVDFVLQKHISKKVQVSNDITKQFQNFLPLPNLPSSASTSVLNLSSFFNLKKSFDDIYKIVFQMKLPLSVKSILPVGSAFRYTSLCQPVPFAYSDPDFFQDVILEFETSPKWPDEITSLEKAKTAFLLKIQEDLSTNRPTYKSFFTRDESIPYNLEIVTLNILTPEGYGFKFRVLTERDEILYLRAIANARNELKPELENTFLKFTGKYLASVRHTRNLENISHSYQFYSPVVRLFKKWLDTHLLLGHISDELAELIAIKPFVDHAPYFIPGSVENGFLKVLKFISQWNWKDDALILDLVKSEDDIENSLETSIGAGSELDSKTMKRLSERLTLSQYKGIQMNFANLRNSDPNGTHLQFFVASKNDPSGILYSSGIPLPIATRLTALAKVAVNLLQTHGLNKQTIDLLFTPGLKDYDFVIDLRTPVGLKSSCGILSITEFKNITNDQAPSQFPEDLNDLSEKMDPTYQLVKYLNLKYKNSLILSSRKYIGVNGGEKGDRNVITGLIKPLFKGPHKFRVNLDCNIVPVDDDNVVLNKEAIFHEIAAFGNDMVVKFETD
- the PRP31 gene encoding U4/U6-U5 snRNP complex subunit PRP31 → MCTEEDYIDELDADFGEESSAEEDVAQIRETMKGNDQTKECDPFTILQDIIESYKTLPQVSPDELPLSEISQISPKIVKIKKVLEQEDIDFIKMLPCLNAIVPLIKNDIKSLHNFLILLYRDRFPELSSLIPSPLQYSKVVTILENENWSRNESDKLSIRLENEANLTKEQLLVLTMSLKTSFNNEKPLVDDSKKLVFEAGSMLYNLWELQKDVGQYVTSKISLIAPNMCFLVGSEVTAQLLAHAGGVLEFSRIPSCNIASIGKSKHLSHELHTSESGVRQEGYLFNTELIQDFPIAIHKQMLRILCAKVTLAARVDAGQRCGDTNALLGQKWKAELLEKAKKLSEAPSIAETKALPIPEDQPKKKRAGRKFRKYKEKFRLSHVRQLQNRMEFGKQEQTVLDTFGEEVGLGMSSTSLQQAIGATSDARRFAGNQAKLTKVMKHRISEANQQTDEYLISLGHDAEHIDQSQWAGQEPKKPRTNPKRDQDWFSHHL
- the DBF2 gene encoding serine/threonine-protein kinase DBF2, which produces MLSKSEKHIDLLAGNMSNLSFDGPGTPRSAGLFNVNQNNTNRRTRPAGFNDSPSPIKSSLFPHEDSSNMDIDEVSQSDMDITNSPKKLPPKFYERATSNKTQRVVSVCKMYFLEYYCDMFDYVISRRQRTKQVLEYLQQQSQLPTADQAKLNEEWSSYLQKEHQVLRKRRLKPKNRDFEVITQVGQGGYGQVYLARKKDTKEVCALKILNKKLLFKLNETKHVLTERDILTTTRSEWLVKLLYAFQDLQSLYLAMEFVPGGDFRTLLINTRCLKSGHARFYISEMFCAVNALHDLGYTHRDLKPENFLIDAKGHIKLTDFGLAAGTISNERIESMKIRLEKIKDLEFPAFTEKSIEDRRKMYNQLREKEVNYANSMVGSPDYMALEVLEGKKYDFTVDYWSLGCMLFESLVGYTPFSGSSTNETYDNLRRWKQTLRRPRQSDGRAAFSDRTWDLITRLIADPINRLRSFEHVKRMPYFADIDFSTLRSMIPPFTPQLDSETDAGYFDDFTSEADMAKYADVFKRQDKLTAMVDDSAVSSKLVGFTFRHRNGKQGSSGILFNGSEHSDPFATFY
- the DRN1 gene encoding Drn1p — its product is MASAKVLVTHINESDADEAITKVKKLNKKSGPFDLMIIFGKSYGELVKLNTDGLPQLLLISSDDNDDDSNSKKMSEDVTLLHNFGTYKLANNITISYLAYSNDVLQEQKDTILDKFSKLDNQVDILITQEWGLPISERSGKLSGNEVIDELANKVHARYHFAFSDEKNFFELEPFSWEGGRLSRFLNIPKYGSGKKWAYAFNISVGDDEEVEPSNLISNPYESASLNRKKRPLEIETGEVVNQDRKISAIGEKSEIKKMRTILPTNCHFCFSNPNLEDHMIISIGKLVYLTTAKGPLSVPKGDMDMSGHCLIIPIEHIPKLNPSEKIELAQSLLAYQSSLVKMNYVKFDMSTAVFEIQSERSVHFHKQVVPIPKYLILKFRAALDRQVHFNNEKFTRNAKLEFRCYDSFSSEEYLDIVNHQTNNYLQFTVYETPESNPKIFLASFNSSETIDLQFGRRVLAFLLNLPRRVKWNSPTCLQTKQQESTEAEKFQKAYKDYDISLTES